A single window of Acanthopagrus latus isolate v.2019 chromosome 1, fAcaLat1.1, whole genome shotgun sequence DNA harbors:
- the cxxc4 gene encoding CXXC-type zinc finger protein 4 isoform X1: MSNINNALCIENGQNADVSLLQKDNLQDGGLSQLLDYNAEMERYRSFANFYKTNGAFPQTAKIARITTPIFPSARIGMSPWNCDNAMLWGRKSAAINPNRTSMHRNDSQRPGKPGVPPETLQMANNNFLSTLSPEHCRPLAGECMNKLKCGAAEAEIMNLPERVGTFSAIPALGGISLPPGVIVMTALHSPAASAAVTDSAFQIANLADCPQNNSSVSSGNPAKKKRKRCGVCAPCRRLINCGVCSSCRNRKTGHQICKFRKCEELKKKPGSSLEVRAGALLPLLLLLSPCTPKH; the protein is encoded by the coding sequence ATGTCTAACATAAACAATGCTCTTTGTATTGAAAACGGACAGAACGCAGATGTGTCTCTCTTACAAAAGGATAATCTTCAGGATGGTGGATTAAGCCAGCTTTtggattataatgcagaaatgGAAAGGTACAGGTCTTTTGCAAACTTTTATAAAACCAATGGGGCATTTCCACAGACTGCTAAGATTGCCCGCATCACAACGCCCATTTTTCCCAGTGCCAGAATTGGCATGTCCCCTTGGAACTGCGATAACGCCATGCTCTGGGGAAGGAAATCAGCGGCAATAAACCCTAATAGGACCAGCATGCATAGAAATGACTCCCAGAGGCCGGGGAAGCCTGGCGTGCCGCCAGAGACGCTGCAAATGGCAAATAATAATTTCCTCTCTACCTTATCCCCCGAACACTGCAGACCTTTAGCAGGAGAATGCATGAACAAGCTGAAATGCGGCGCTGCTGAAGCAGAGATAATGAATCTCCCAGAACGCGTTGGAACTTTTTCCGCTATCCCGGCTTTAGGGGGCATCTCATTACCTCCCGGGGTCATCGTCATGACAGCCCTTCACTCCCCCGCAGCCTCAGCAGCCGTTACAGACAGTGCGTTTCAAATTGCCAATCTGGCAGACTGCCCACAGAATAATTCCTCGGTATCCAGTGGAAACCCAgcgaagaagaaaaggaaaaggtgTGGGGTCTGTGCACCCTGCAGGCGGCTAATCAACTGTGGTGTCTGCAGCAGTTGTCGGAACCGCAAAACGGGCCACCAGATCTGCAAATTTAGGAAATgcgaggagctgaagaagaagccAGGCTCGTCGCTGGAGGTGAGAGCCGGGGCTCTGCTTCCCCTTCTTTTGTTATTATCCCCTTGCACTCCAAAGCATTAA
- the cxxc4 gene encoding CXXC-type zinc finger protein 4 isoform X2 has translation MSNINNALCIENGQNADVSLLQKDNLQDGGLSQLLDYNAEMERYRSFANFYKTNGAFPQTAKIARITTPIFPSARIGMSPWNCDNAMLWGRKSAAINPNRTSMHRNDSQRPGKPGVPPETLQMANNNFLSTLSPEHCRPLAGECMNKLKCGAAEAEIMNLPERVGTFSAIPALGGISLPPGVIVMTALHSPAASAAVTDSAFQIANLADCPQNNSSVSSGNPAKKKRKRCGVCAPCRRLINCGVCSSCRNRKTGHQICKFRKCEELKKKPGSSLERTPVNNGEAFRWFF, from the coding sequence ATGTCTAACATAAACAATGCTCTTTGTATTGAAAACGGACAGAACGCAGATGTGTCTCTCTTACAAAAGGATAATCTTCAGGATGGTGGATTAAGCCAGCTTTtggattataatgcagaaatgGAAAGGTACAGGTCTTTTGCAAACTTTTATAAAACCAATGGGGCATTTCCACAGACTGCTAAGATTGCCCGCATCACAACGCCCATTTTTCCCAGTGCCAGAATTGGCATGTCCCCTTGGAACTGCGATAACGCCATGCTCTGGGGAAGGAAATCAGCGGCAATAAACCCTAATAGGACCAGCATGCATAGAAATGACTCCCAGAGGCCGGGGAAGCCTGGCGTGCCGCCAGAGACGCTGCAAATGGCAAATAATAATTTCCTCTCTACCTTATCCCCCGAACACTGCAGACCTTTAGCAGGAGAATGCATGAACAAGCTGAAATGCGGCGCTGCTGAAGCAGAGATAATGAATCTCCCAGAACGCGTTGGAACTTTTTCCGCTATCCCGGCTTTAGGGGGCATCTCATTACCTCCCGGGGTCATCGTCATGACAGCCCTTCACTCCCCCGCAGCCTCAGCAGCCGTTACAGACAGTGCGTTTCAAATTGCCAATCTGGCAGACTGCCCACAGAATAATTCCTCGGTATCCAGTGGAAACCCAgcgaagaagaaaaggaaaaggtgTGGGGTCTGTGCACCCTGCAGGCGGCTAATCAACTGTGGTGTCTGCAGCAGTTGTCGGAACCGCAAAACGGGCCACCAGATCTGCAAATTTAGGAAATgcgaggagctgaagaagaagccAGGCTCGTCGCTGGAG